The genomic segment ATTATTTATTTTCATCCGTATCAGTTCAAATTATTTTACATTTATTAAAATAAAGATGCAATACTAAAAAAAAATATTTTAAGATATGTTTGTTCTCTATCATGATTTTTCAGATTATAATTGCTTGATATTTATAAATGGATAAATAATAAAAATTTTTGTATAATTGATACTTGAATAAGTGTGGAAGTGTCTTTGATGAAAAGTTGGAAAGAGAGAACAATACTTGCTGTAGGCGAATCAGGAATGACAAAACTGGAAAATTCGTCTATTCTTATTTGTGGCGTTGGAGGTGTTGGTTCTTGGGCTGCTGAGATGATTGCTCGTGCAGGTGTAGGAGAAATTACTATAGTTGATAATGATACCGTTGATGTTTCAAATATCAATAGACAGATGCCTGCTTTACATAAAAATATTGGCAAATTGAAAGTGGATGTGGTAAAAGAGAGACTCATGGAAATCAATCCAGAGTTAAGAATTCACACATTTTCAATTTTTATAGAAGAAGCCAGCCTTGAGCAGCTTTTTATTAAAAAATACGATTACATTGTAGATGCTATAGATTCCATTACACCAAAAGTTTTACTAATAAAAAAAGCTTTAGACAATAATATCCCAATTGTTTCATCAATGGGTGCTGGAGCTAAATTTGATCCTTTACAAATCAAGGTTGAGGATATCTCAAAAACAAAAATTTGTCCTTTAGCCAGAATTGTACGAACAAAGCTAAAATCGTATGGTGTCTATAAGGGGTTTAAAGCAATTTATTCAACAGAACCTGCAAAAAAAGAAGCAGTCATTGATGGAGAACAGAAAAATTATAAGAGGTCAGTATTGGGTACAATTTCATATTTACCGTCTACTTTTGGAATGGTTGCTGCTTCGGTTGTAATCAGAGATCTTATAAAAGCGGGAGAACTATTTGAATAAGATTTATGAGTTGTATAAGATAGTACTTAATTACAAGTGGTATCTATTTTTTGGAATTATTTCTATGATTTTTTTTGCCGCATTCAGTATTTCAAGCTTGGGACTTCTAAAACCTTTATTAGACTATGTATTCCCCACAAGTGAACAAGTTGTTATAAATCAATATCAGGTACCTTCAACAAATACAATTTATGAGTATCCTAAAATTGAGGAATATAGAAAAATAGATACTTTTTGGTTGTTAGCTGATGAAATGAAATCTGTAATTTCAAGAAACTTGGAGAATGAATCGCTTATTTCATTGCTTACAGATAAATCCAAAAGAGGGCACTTTGGAGATTCTTTGGGAGATGTTCTTATCAGAACAGATAAAATGCTGCTTCTTTATACTATTTCTGTTATTGCCTTTATTTTGACTCTTATTAAAAGTTTCTTTTTTTATTCAAATAAATTTTTCTTCTCTGGTCTACAAGGGTTGATAGTCAAGGAGTTGAGAGGAAAGCTTTTTAGAACATATATGAATCAATCAATTTCTTTCATAAATGGAAACAGAGTTGGCGATGCTATTGTTAGAATAAATTCGGATGTTCAACAAGTTTGTAATTATTTAGTAGTTTCGATATTTGGTGCTTTAAGGGATTTTACGATTGTTGTTTTTAGTGTTATCGTGATATTGCAAGTTAATATGAAGCTATTTTTCTATAGCCTTGCTTTACTTCCATTTTTCACTATTCTTCTTACTCATTTTGGGAAGAAAATTAAAAAGTATGGTAAGAGAATGCAAAAAAAATATGCTGATTTATTCTCCAATGTTGAGCAATCTCTCAATAATATGAAAGTAATAAAAGCATTTGCCAAAGAAGAGTTTGAGGAAAAGGAGTTTGATAAAAAGAATGAAACATTTTACAGGTTCTGGAGAAAGGGTGTTCTTTATAGTGCCACCAGTGTTCCTATTTCAGAAATTAACGGAATTATTACTACCATTATAATCCTCTTAATGGGTGGAAGTATGGTAATTTCAAAGGATGTTGATTTCACATTTGGAGATTTCTCTGTTTTTCTTGTATTGATGTTATCAATGCTACACCCTCTAAAAACTATATCAAATGCATATACAGATATTAAAAAGGGGATGGTGTCTTTAGACAGAATATTTGAAATTTTTGATATGCCAGAAATTATTGATGACCCTAAGAATCCAGTAGAAGAAGTTATTTTTAAAAATGAAATAAAATTTGAGAATGTATCCTTTGGTTACGACAATAATGATGTTTTAAATAATTTCAATTTATCGATAAAAAAAGGTGAAAAAGTAGCTTTAGTTGGTAGTAGTGGCTCTGGAAAATCAACTGCAGCTTTACTATTGCTAAGAATGTTCGATCCAAATAGCGGATCAATAACACTTGATGGAGTTGATATTCGAAATTTTAGGCAGAAAAAATATAGATCAATTTTCGGTACAGTTACTCAGGAACCTTTGCTTTTCCATACTTCAATTTATGAGAATATTGCCTATGGAGCACAAGTTGATCCAGGAGAAGAAAAAGTTGTTAAAGCCGCTAACATTGCATACGCTGATGAATTTATCGACAAAATGAGTAAAAGTTATAAAACGATGTTAAACCCAAAAGGAAATAATCTTTCTGGTGGCCAGAAGCAGAGATTGTGTATTGCAAGAGCTTTAGTAAATGATCCAGATGTTTTGATTTTCGATGAAGCGACCAGTGCCCTTGATACTGTCGCAGAAAATTATGTCCAGAAGGCTATAGACAAAGCTACGGAGAATAGAACGGTTGTAATCATTGCCCATAGATTATCAACTATATTGGATGCCGATAAAATTGTTGTTCTTTCAGAAGGAAAAATTGCAGGAGCTGGGACTCATGCAGAACTTTTGGAAAATTGCGAAGAGTATCAGAAATTATATAGAATGCAGTTTAATTAGATAGAGTAGAATTGTGAAAAAAATAATAACATACGGAACATTTGATCTTTTTCATTATGGACATTTAAGAATTCTTGAAAGAGCTAAAGCATTGGGTGATTACTTGATTGTTGCAGTTTCTACAGATGAATTCAATGCTTTGAAAGGTAAAAAATGTACTTATCCATATGAGCATAGAGCTAAGATTGTTAATGCTATTAAATTTGTAGATGAAGTGATTCCAGAAGATAATTGGGAACAGAAAATTGATGATGTGAAAAACAATCATGTTGATATTTTTGTCATGGGAAATGATTGGGTTGGTAAGTTCGATTTTCTGAAAGAGTATTGCGATGTCGTTTATCTTGATAGAACAGACAATATTTCTACAACTGAGATTAAGAATGAAATCAGGAAGTCGTAGGTAGAAGAATCTAAATATGGTTATCTGTTGAATCTGTTAAGCTTTTTTATAACTTTAAAAACTAATTTATTGTCAATAAGTTCATCAGATTGTAAGTTCATTTTATCATCATAGAGTTTGAAATAACCATTTTGATTCATTTGATGAATTCTATCACTGCTTACGATTCCTAAAGTGTGATAGTTCGCTACTATGTTATACTCAATTGTTTTTAGATTAAAAAGACTATTCCCGTCAGTGTAATCTTCTAAATCATTTTTACATTTGAAATAATCTCTTAATAGAGTTGTTGGAATATCATAATGAGTTGTTAGCTTATTCTCAGTGTAGGGGGTCAAATCTTTATCATAAAATAATAATGGAACAGCTGATTGGTACTGGGCAAAATTAGATTTATGACCCCAGAAGTTTTTATGAAGATCATTAAACTCCTCTCCATGGTCACCAACTATCACTACCAAACTATTATCTAGATCACCATTGACCTCTAACAATGATATTACTTTCCCAATCTGCTTGTCTATATTATGAAGTGAATTTTTATATCTGTTAAAATATGGAAGTGGGTCAAAGTCATTATTAAACTCGAAAAAATTAACATCTTCAAGAAAAGGCTGGAAAGTTTGATCACTATCAGTTGAAATCGAGTATGGAGCATGTGAAGAATCATAAAATAGAAAAGCAAAGAATGGTGCTTCTTTTTTATTAACTAACCAAGAAGAAAAATCATTGGTCATGTTTTGATCTCTTTGCCAACCAAACTCACCTTCTGTTCCCATTCTCAGATTCTGAATAGAAGAAAAAACAGTTTTATTTAACTCAGGACTACTTAAAGGAGCACTCCCAAAAATTCCAATACTATAGTTGTTGGATATTAATGTATTCATTAGTATTGGTGAAATACTTCCATGCATCATGGTGTCCCAAAGTAGTGGGTTAATGCCATAAAACATACCAAAGATTCCAGACCTCGTACTATTACCACTGCTTCTATGATTGTTAAAAATTATTGTTTTTTTCGAGAAATTAAAAATGTTTGGTGTTATTTCTTTGGTCATACAATCACTTCTCCATGATTCAATTACTATAAAAATTATATTCTTTTTTGTAATGTTATTGTCGAAAGTGAGTTGATTCAGAGGGTAATTTAATTTTTTATTTTGTGAAGTCGAAATTTTTGGCAAATCAGATTTGAATTTTGTATAATCAATAATATTCAATGATTTTAAGATTTTTTTACCCGTTAGTGCTGAAAAAAGGGGGAAATAACTAGTTTCTCTTAGTATTGTACCGTCATATTTTGCATCAGCTATCATATGAACAGTGTTATAGTATAAGAATGATATTATAACTAAAGGAGATAGTGCTATTATTATATATTTTCCAATTTTTCTTTTTACTAAGCTAGCTGAAATCATATAAAAAGTAATAATAATCATGAAAGTTAAAAGAAGTCCTAACCATATCCAAATCCACATAGTTGTTGAAAAATCAAAAACTTCTTTTCTAGCTGGACCAAAAAACATTGATAGGATTGAATGATTAATATGAAATTTGTACTTATTATAAACTAATATGTCAGATAGAAGAAAAACTACAACAAATGTTCCAACTAGAACGCCTATAAGTTTGTAAAGTTTTCTTGTTATAAAAACAAAAGGTAGAGCAATTCCTACAGTTAATACTGCTGAAAATCCTCCAAGATATCCAACGAGAGAGGAGTATATGAAAGATTTAATACGAATAGGCAAGTTGGCTTCAATTTCGTTTATATAAAATAAACCACAAACTGAAGCAATAATAGAAATTATTAAACCGAATAAAACGATTTCGTAAACTTTATTTTTCAAAACTATCACTCCTTTTTTAACTCGGAAAATATACGCAAAACACAAAAAAATCAATAATTCTGAAGCATTTATAGATATTGATAAATTATACATTTCGTATTATATTCAAGACCTAATTTAATAGAGGAGCTATTTGGATGAAATATACCATATTTAAGAAATTGGCTAATTTGTTAAAGTAAGTTTGAGAAACACTTGGAAAGGTCAAATTATGTTTAAGTTTTTTGGAAATAAAAAAAAGAATAAAGAAATATATGAAAGACCGAAAGACCACCGAAATTTTGTAATTCATCATTATTGTCCACATACTTTTAATGCTGGAGATCATTTTGTTATACTTTCTATAAGAAAACATTTAAGTAAATATATTGAAAATGCTGTTTTCATTCCAAAAGCAATAGCAAAAAATAGAGGCTGGGGAGAACCAGTAGGGCTAAAAGGTGAAAATATCGAGCTCTCGAATAGGTATTCTGATGCTGTAATAATTGGAGGAAGTGATCAATACAATAATTGGTCTCCCAAAATCAAAGCAGAAGAAATAACAAATTTAACTGTTCCTCTATTTTTGATTGGGTTAGGTGTATCATCAAATGATTTAAATAATAAACCTTATATTAAAGAAGAACGGTATTATAATGATATTTTACAAACAAATCAAAAAGCCGCAAAATCATCTGTTAGAGATAAAACGACAGAAGACTTTTTAAAAAGCCTTGGTTATAATGATTCTGTTATAACAGGTTGCCCTGCTTTATTTTTGTTTAACGAAGAATTACATGTAGATGAAAAGAAAAGATATGTTGCACTAACATTTCCTTATCCTTTGATAAGGAAAAACAGTGGTATGAACAAGTATAACAAGTTAATTGAATCAATCAATAAACTTATCCAGCTTTTGAAAAAATTAGATTTAGAGCCGATAATTTCATGTCATGACGATAGGGATGTGATCCCAGCTGAGAGTTTGTTTCCTAATGAAAGAATCTTCTTCTCTAATTATCCTCACGACTATTTTGAATTTTATAAGAAAGCGAAATTTGTTGTAGGATCTCGACTTCATGCAACTATTTTTTCTTCTGGTCTAGGAATTCCCACTGTGAACATCAACCTTGATTTAAGAGGTCAAGGTTTTAGTGAAACTTTTGGTTTAAATAATTGGAATCTTAACTATGATATTGAATCACTAGATGAGAAATTGGAAGAGAGAATCATTAAAATTGATGATAAAGATTTATCTGGATTCAATGATTTTGTGAAAATTCGGGAAATGTATAAAGACAAATTTAATGGCTTCATGAAAGAGTGTGCTGAAATAATAATCAAGAATAAACGATGAATATTTTATATTTTTCAACAAAAAAGAGATGGGGCGGTGTAGTTACATGGATGAAAAAAACTGCACATGGACTTGAAGCAAAGGGATATAAAGTTTTTATTATTTCACATCCAAATTGTAAAATAGTAGAAGACAAAGATTTGAATGTTGTAAAATTGAAACCTGGCTTTGAATTCAATCCATTCACAATTTTTAAATTAGTATACTTTATAAAAAAGAATAAAATAGATTTGATTGTTACAAATATCAGAAAAGAAGTAAGTTTTGGTGGAATAGCAGCTAAAATCTGCGGAATTCCTAATGTTAGAAGAATTGGGACTGATACAGATTTTGATAACAAAAATGGAAAATATTACTCTTTAGTAGATTATGTGATTTCGCCATGTCAGCAGATGATAGATTCTGTTCTAGTTAAGCATAAATATTTATCGAATTTACCAATGATATGTATCTACAATGGTCGTAACTTATTAGACTTTAATGAAGATGATCGTAAAACTTTGAGAAAAGATTACAAAATTTCAGATAATAGCTTTGTATTAGGCGTAAACTGTCAATTAATAAAAATTAAAAATGTAGATGGTATTATAAATGTATTTAAAAAAGTAGTGAATAAACATCCAAATGTCGTCTTAGTTATTGCCGGAACAGGCAACCTCGAATCTCTCCTTAGAAGAAGAGTTGAGGATGATAATCTTAGAAATAGCTGCTTTATTCTTGGTCACACAAAAGATGCTTTTAAGCTTCCTCTTATATACGATATTTCTATATTATTTTCTAATGCAGAAGGTTTTTCGAATTCAGTTGTGGAATATATGGCAGCTTCTTCACCGGTTATATGTACTGATGTGGGAGGGCAAAAAGAAATTGTAATTAATGGGGAAACAGGATTTTTGATAGAACGTGAAAATGAAGATATGTTATATGATAGAGTATCAGAATTAATTGAAAATCCTCAATTAAGAGAAAAGTTTGTAGAGAATTCACGAAAACTGATGAAAGAGAAATTCTCTGAGGACATAATGATAGATAAACTTGAAAAATTATATGGAGATTTATCTAAATGATTGTTTTTGAATATATTAAACTTTTCTACTATCTACTCAGACCAAAAGTGATTTTTGTAAGACGATTTTCTAAAGCAATGGGTGATAATTTACTGCTTACAGGAATTCTTAAGAAACTCCGGAATGATAATCCTAATTTTAAAATCGTTGTTGAGACTGAAAATTGGAAAGACTTCTTTATCAATAATCCTTACATTGACTTTGTAACCTCTCTTCATTTTAAAACTACAAAGAGACATATCAGACCAAAATACAGGATTTTCCCTGAAACTAATAAATCACTTTACACTATGATTGGCAACTACGTTGGTTCAGATTATGCGTATCCAGAGCTATTCTTAAGTTCAGAAGAAATTACTAGTTTTGCCTATTTGAATAACAAGAAAACAATTGCGATATGTCCAGAAGGAAAACAGAAATTTTCTGCTAATCGAAAAGAATGGGGACTGAAAAATTTTCAAGATGTCGTAAATCTGTTAAAGAATGAATTTGATTTTGTTCAAATTGGGACAAAAGGAGACCAACTTTTAGATGGTGTTTTAGATTTAAGAGGCTTGAAAATAAGGCAATCAGCGGCAGTTATAAAAAACTGTGAAATCTTTTTTGGTCTTGAGGGAGGACTGATGCATCTGGCAAAATCTGTAGGGAAATCATCTGTTATCGTTTATGGAGGTTTTATTAAACCAGAAGTTTCTGGATATCCTGGAAATGAAAATTTATATTTTGAAACTGATTGTTCACCATGCTTCAATTCAGAGAAGAAGTTAGAAATTTGTTCTCATATGAGTTGCATGAAAGGGATCACTGTTGATTATGTAGTAGAAAAAATTAAGAATAAATTGAGGGTGACATGAAAATAGAAGTATCGATCGGAGAAGTAGTAGATAAAGTTACTATTCTGGAGATTAAAACAGAAAAAATTAAAAATAGTGAAAAACTTGCTAATGTTACTAAGGAATACAATCTTTTAAAAGCTGAAATAGAATCTATTGGTTTCAAGACTGATTCGGAAGAATTTAAGAGGCTTAAAGAAGTGAACTTAAAATTGTGGCATATAGAGGATCAGATAAGAATTGAAGAATTTAATCAATCCTTTGGAGAAAAGTTTATACAACTTGCAAGAAGTGTTTATTTTGAAAATGATGACAGGGCTGCAATAAAGAAAGAAATTAATTTGAAATTTGGTTCTGAGTTAGTCGAAGAAAAAGAATATGTGAAGTACAAATGAAGATTCCAAGGTCAATATTTTTTTCTATTACAAAACTTAGAAATCGGAATGGAAGTAATATTATTCTGACGCGATATAAAAGAAAAGTTTACTATGAACTTAGATTAATAAGAAAGAGAGGTCTTCGTATTCCAAAGTATTCAAATGAGAGTACAGAGTACATTAGGAAATTTTCGAATTACAACGACTTATCTTGGCATAAATATTATTCCTCACTTAATAAAATTTTAAGCCCTTTATATTTTCCTACGGATCTTTTTTATACAACTGTAGAACCTTTACTGAATGATATGAGATATGCTGTTATGATAGGAGATAAAGCTTTCTTAACAGAATTATTTAATGAACAAAACTGCGTTCCAACATTACTTAAAAAAGTAAAAGGACGATTCTTTACATGTGATGGGAAATATATCACGGAAGACTTGGCAAAAGATATGCTTCTAAATTTAAATAGTGAATATATACTAAAACAAGCCGTAGGAACAGGTGGTGGTAAAGATATTGTTTTTTTTAACAAAAGTTCAATAGATGAGACTTTTGAAATAACAAAGAGTGTAGATTATTTTGTTATCCAAAAGCTTTTTGAACAAGAAGAGTCAATAAAAGAATTTCATCCTAGTTCATTAAATACTATAAGAATGACAACCTTAAGAGTTGATGATAAAATACATCTATTATCTTCCTTTATCAGATTTGGTAATTGTGGCAACAAAGT from the Candidatus Delongbacteria bacterium genome contains:
- a CDS encoding glycosyltransferase family 4 protein, with the protein product MNILYFSTKKRWGGVVTWMKKTAHGLEAKGYKVFIISHPNCKIVEDKDLNVVKLKPGFEFNPFTIFKLVYFIKKNKIDLIVTNIRKEVSFGGIAAKICGIPNVRRIGTDTDFDNKNGKYYSLVDYVISPCQQMIDSVLVKHKYLSNLPMICIYNGRNLLDFNEDDRKTLRKDYKISDNSFVLGVNCQLIKIKNVDGIINVFKKVVNKHPNVVLVIAGTGNLESLLRRRVEDDNLRNSCFILGHTKDAFKLPLIYDISILFSNAEGFSNSVVEYMAASSPVICTDVGGQKEIVINGETGFLIERENEDMLYDRVSELIENPQLREKFVENSRKLMKEKFSEDIMIDKLEKLYGDLSK
- a CDS encoding ABC transporter ATP-binding protein, producing the protein MNKIYELYKIVLNYKWYLFFGIISMIFFAAFSISSLGLLKPLLDYVFPTSEQVVINQYQVPSTNTIYEYPKIEEYRKIDTFWLLADEMKSVISRNLENESLISLLTDKSKRGHFGDSLGDVLIRTDKMLLLYTISVIAFILTLIKSFFFYSNKFFFSGLQGLIVKELRGKLFRTYMNQSISFINGNRVGDAIVRINSDVQQVCNYLVVSIFGALRDFTIVVFSVIVILQVNMKLFFYSLALLPFFTILLTHFGKKIKKYGKRMQKKYADLFSNVEQSLNNMKVIKAFAKEEFEEKEFDKKNETFYRFWRKGVLYSATSVPISEINGIITTIIILLMGGSMVISKDVDFTFGDFSVFLVLMLSMLHPLKTISNAYTDIKKGMVSLDRIFEIFDMPEIIDDPKNPVEEVIFKNEIKFENVSFGYDNNDVLNNFNLSIKKGEKVALVGSSGSGKSTAALLLLRMFDPNSGSITLDGVDIRNFRQKKYRSIFGTVTQEPLLFHTSIYENIAYGAQVDPGEEKVVKAANIAYADEFIDKMSKSYKTMLNPKGNNLSGGQKQRLCIARALVNDPDVLIFDEATSALDTVAENYVQKAIDKATENRTVVIIAHRLSTILDADKIVVLSEGKIAGAGTHAELLENCEEYQKLYRMQFN
- a CDS encoding tRNA threonylcarbamoyladenosine dehydratase, translated to MKSWKERTILAVGESGMTKLENSSILICGVGGVGSWAAEMIARAGVGEITIVDNDTVDVSNINRQMPALHKNIGKLKVDVVKERLMEINPELRIHTFSIFIEEASLEQLFIKKYDYIVDAIDSITPKVLLIKKALDNNIPIVSSMGAGAKFDPLQIKVEDISKTKICPLARIVRTKLKSYGVYKGFKAIYSTEPAKKEAVIDGEQKNYKRSVLGTISYLPSTFGMVAASVVIRDLIKAGELFE
- the tagD gene encoding glycerol-3-phosphate cytidylyltransferase; the protein is MKKIITYGTFDLFHYGHLRILERAKALGDYLIVAVSTDEFNALKGKKCTYPYEHRAKIVNAIKFVDEVIPEDNWEQKIDDVKNNHVDIFVMGNDWVGKFDFLKEYCDVVYLDRTDNISTTEIKNEIRKS
- a CDS encoding DUF3413 domain-containing protein gives rise to the protein MKNKVYEIVLFGLIISIIASVCGLFYINEIEANLPIRIKSFIYSSLVGYLGGFSAVLTVGIALPFVFITRKLYKLIGVLVGTFVVVFLLSDILVYNKYKFHINHSILSMFFGPARKEVFDFSTTMWIWIWLGLLLTFMIIITFYMISASLVKRKIGKYIIIALSPLVIISFLYYNTVHMIADAKYDGTILRETSYFPLFSALTGKKILKSLNIIDYTKFKSDLPKISTSQNKKLNYPLNQLTFDNNITKKNIIFIVIESWRSDCMTKEITPNIFNFSKKTIIFNNHRSSGNSTRSGIFGMFYGINPLLWDTMMHGSISPILMNTLISNNYSIGIFGSAPLSSPELNKTVFSSIQNLRMGTEGEFGWQRDQNMTNDFSSWLVNKKEAPFFAFLFYDSSHAPYSISTDSDQTFQPFLEDVNFFEFNNDFDPLPYFNRYKNSLHNIDKQIGKVISLLEVNGDLDNSLVVIVGDHGEEFNDLHKNFWGHKSNFAQYQSAVPLLFYDKDLTPYTENKLTTHYDIPTTLLRDYFKCKNDLEDYTDGNSLFNLKTIEYNIVANYHTLGIVSSDRIHQMNQNGYFKLYDDKMNLQSDELIDNKLVFKVIKKLNRFNR
- a CDS encoding polysaccharide pyruvyl transferase family protein, with amino-acid sequence MFKFFGNKKKNKEIYERPKDHRNFVIHHYCPHTFNAGDHFVILSIRKHLSKYIENAVFIPKAIAKNRGWGEPVGLKGENIELSNRYSDAVIIGGSDQYNNWSPKIKAEEITNLTVPLFLIGLGVSSNDLNNKPYIKEERYYNDILQTNQKAAKSSVRDKTTEDFLKSLGYNDSVITGCPALFLFNEELHVDEKKRYVALTFPYPLIRKNSGMNKYNKLIESINKLIQLLKKLDLEPIISCHDDRDVIPAESLFPNERIFFSNYPHDYFEFYKKAKFVVGSRLHATIFSSGLGIPTVNINLDLRGQGFSETFGLNNWNLNYDIESLDEKLEERIIKIDDKDLSGFNDFVKIREMYKDKFNGFMKECAEIIIKNKR
- a CDS encoding glycosyltransferase family 9 protein; this encodes MIVFEYIKLFYYLLRPKVIFVRRFSKAMGDNLLLTGILKKLRNDNPNFKIVVETENWKDFFINNPYIDFVTSLHFKTTKRHIRPKYRIFPETNKSLYTMIGNYVGSDYAYPELFLSSEEITSFAYLNNKKTIAICPEGKQKFSANRKEWGLKNFQDVVNLLKNEFDFVQIGTKGDQLLDGVLDLRGLKIRQSAAVIKNCEIFFGLEGGLMHLAKSVGKSSVIVYGGFIKPEVSGYPGNENLYFETDCSPCFNSEKKLEICSHMSCMKGITVDYVVEKIKNKLRVT